In the Armatimonas rosea genome, TTGTCTGCACCGACCTGGATATCGGAGGGGGGCTGGGGGTGCGCTACCTGCCTAGCCACAACCCGCCGAGCTATGAGGAGTTCGCCGACTCGGTGGTGAGCGCGGTGGTGGGGGCCCTGGAGAAGCACGCGCTTCCCTTCCCCCGCCTGATGCTGGAGCCGGGGCGTGCGCTGGTCGCGGAGGCGGGGACAACCCTCTACACGGTCGGGCCGATCAAGAAGATCGAGCTGGCCGAGCGCACCAAGACCTTTGTCTCCGTGGACGGCGGCCTCTCGGACAACCCACGCCCGGTGATGTACGATGCCCGCTACTCGGTCTTGGTGGCAGGGCGCGCCGCGCAGGCGACCGATACGACCGTGACGGTCTCCGGGAAGCACTGTGAGACCGACCTGCTCTTCCCCGAGCTCGCGCTGGGGGAGGTCCACTCCGGGGATATCCTCGCGGTGCAGACCACGGGTGCCTACAATCATGGTATGGCCAGTAACTACAACCGCTTCCGACGGCCCGCGGTGGTCTTTGTCCACGACGGACAGGCGGATGTGGTCTGGGAGCGGGAGAGCTACGACGACTTGCTGCGACAGGAGCGGCTCCCGCAGCGCTTTTTGGAGGAATAGACAATGAGAGAGTTTCTGCTGCACACCCTTCACTCAATGGGCATGGCCCAGCCTGCCCTTCCCTGGTGGTTCTGGCTGATGGTCCTGATCGGGATTATTAGCTCCACGACGGTCCATGAGTTCGGACATGCCTGGATGGCGACAAAGCTGGGCGACTCGGGGCCGCGTGAGCAAGGACGGCTGACACTCAATCCCTTTGCCCACTTCGATCCGCTTGGCTTTATCCTGATGTCGGTGACCACGCTCCTGGGGATGCCTCTGGGCTGGGGTAAGCCGGTCAAGACCGACCCCGATAAGTTCACCGTGGTCGGACGGCGCGCCGGAATGGCGTTGGTGGCGATCGCGGGGCCGGTGATGAACCTGGTCTTTGCCACCTTCCTCTCGGTCATTGTCCGCCTTGCCTTTGGGGGCTACCTGGGCGGCTTCCCGGACTGGGCGATCTATGTCTTTGTGGGCATGATGATCGCGACCATGCTCAATATCCTGGTCTTTGCGGAGAACCTGATCCCCGTGCACCCCATGGACGCGTCCCATGTGATCGCGGCGCTCCTGCCCGAGAACCTGAGCCGTGGCTACATCGCCTTTATGCAGAAGTACGGCTTCTTTGTTCTCTTGGGGCTCTCGTACTCCGGGGCGATTGGCTGGTTCCTCCTGCCAATTATCAAGTTCCTCTTCAACCTGCTGCTCCCCATGCTTCCGCCGGTGGACTAAATACGTACGAAATGCAAAAGAAACGACTGCTCTCAGGGATGCAGCCGACCGGGGGCGGTCGGCTGCATCTAGGTAACTACGAAGGGGCGCTTAAGCCTTGGACCAAGCTCCAAGACAGCTACGAGATGTTCTGCTTTGTCGCGGACTGGCACGCCTACACGACCCTCAATAGCGCCCCCCCCGATATCGCAGCCGCGAGCCGTGAGGTGGTCCTCGACTACCTCTCGGCAGGGCTCGACCCCGAGAAGTGTGCGATCTTCCGCCAGAGCCAGGTCCCCCAGCACGCCGAGCTCGCCGTGCTCCTCGGCATGCTCACGCCTGTCTCCTGGCTGGAGCGTGTCCCGACCTACAAAGAGAAGCGCGAGTTTGTCAGCGAGGGGGGTGGGGACTC is a window encoding:
- a CDS encoding site-2 protease family protein encodes the protein MREFLLHTLHSMGMAQPALPWWFWLMVLIGIISSTTVHEFGHAWMATKLGDSGPREQGRLTLNPFAHFDPLGFILMSVTTLLGMPLGWGKPVKTDPDKFTVVGRRAGMALVAIAGPVMNLVFATFLSVIVRLAFGGYLGGFPDWAIYVFVGMMIATMLNILVFAENLIPVHPMDASHVIAALLPENLSRGYIAFMQKYGFFVLLGLSYSGAIGWFLLPIIKFLFNLLLPMLPPVD